In Sporosarcina sp. PTS2304, a genomic segment contains:
- the fliE gene encoding flagellar hook-basal body complex protein FliE has protein sequence MPVQSISGALSAMPIQQTQTTQKTPFEAQQSFSAMLNDAIHQVDQKQKTSDEMTIKLIKGEDVDLHNVMIAAQKASVALSATVEMRNKVVEAYQEIIRMPV, from the coding sequence ATGCCAGTACAATCAATTTCGGGCGCGCTTTCTGCCATGCCCATACAACAAACGCAAACAACACAAAAAACACCTTTTGAAGCACAACAAAGCTTTTCTGCCATGCTGAACGATGCTATTCATCAAGTCGATCAGAAGCAAAAAACTTCAGATGAAATGACGATTAAACTTATCAAAGGTGAAGATGTTGATTTGCATAATGTTATGATTGCTGCCCAAAAGGCTAGTGTTGCATTAAGTGCAACCGTTGAAATGCGTAATAAAGTAGTGGAAGCTTATCAGGAAATCATTAGAATGCCTGTTTAA